The following DNA comes from Candidatus Margulisiibacteriota bacterium.
TCGTTTTAGCTTCAGAATGCTTCAGAAGCAGCGTTAGCCAGTGATGGTAACCGCCACCGGCACCGCCATTCACTAAGTAAGAGAGATATTCCCTGTCAGGATTTTTTGTGAGGTCATGCTTCATAAGTAGTTCAGCCGGGTAAATAACGCCCTTTGGTAATAAAGAATTTGCCATTGTTATCGCTTCTTTAATATTTTTCATAATAACCCTTTCTATTGCTTGTTAATCGAGAACATTAAGTACCCTAACAATCAAAGCCTCGCATTAGTTTTCATTCTCCTCGCAGAGGTAGCGCAAGCCTATTTTATTATTATAGCAAAGATACCTGTTTATTGAGTTTATAGTTTAAGCTATTTAAAATTTCTTCAATTACTATTATAGTGTTTAAATCAAACTTATCTTTTGGCGAAAGAAGCTAATCATGAAGTTTATCGCGGACTTTCACATTCATTCGCATTATTCATTAGCCACCAGTAAAAAGCTGATCCCGGAGTACCTCGATTACTGGGCAAAACTAAAAGGGATCCAGGTCATGGGCACAGGAGACTGTGTTCACCCCGGCTGGCTGCGCGAACTAAAGGAAAAACTCGCTATAGCTGGGAACGGACTCTATCAGCTCAAAAAAGAATATCAACTCAGCCCGGCAAATACCCCCGACTGCATAACCATGCCAGGAACTGTCCACTTCTTGCCAACAACAGAAATAAGTAATATCTACAAAAAAAACGGAAAAGTCCGCAAAGTCCACAATCTCTGCGTATTCCCCGACTTTGCTTCAGTTGAGAAATTTCAGGTCCGCCTGGAAAAAATCGGCAATATCAGGTCCGATGGCCGGCCGATTCTCGGCCTTGATTCGAGAGACCTGTTAGAAATACTACTGGAATCGTCATCCAATGCCTTTCTAATACCGGCTCATATCTGGACGCCCTGGTTTTCGGTACTAGGCTCAAAATCGGGATTTGATACAATCGAGGAATGTTACGGCGATCTTACGCCGCACATTTTTGCACTGGAAACAGGGCTTTCAAGTGACCCGGCAATGAACTGGACATGCAGCTTTCTCGACACGTTCAGACTAGTTTCCAACTCTGATGCCCATTCCCCCGAAAAGCTCGGACGCGAAGCCAATATTTTTGATACGGAACTCTCCTATCAAGCCATTTATGATGCTCTCAAGTACAATCGGGGATTTCTCGGCACTATCGAATTCTTTCCTCAAGAAGGCAAATACCATTACGATGGACATCGCAATTGCAATATCTGCTGGGACCCCTTAGAAACCATCAAGCATGCTGATCTCTGCCCGGTATGTCTTAAACCGGTAACCAAAGGCGTCTTGTACCGGGTAGCCGAGCTTGCCGACCGAAATGATATAACAACTGCGCCCTGCAAAAAAGATTTTTATTCCATAACCTCGCTCCCAGACATCATTGCCGAATTAGAGAACAAGAAAACCACAACAAAACGTGTCCGGGAAAAATATTTTGAGGTTCTTAAGAACATCGGACCTGATTTCCATACGCTGCTCTTTGCGCAGGAATCTCAAATCCGCGAATCCGGCGGCGAATTGCTGGCTGAAAGCATTATGCGGATGCGCCGGGGTCAGATTTATATCGAAGAAGGCTTTGACGGCGAATTTGGAAGGATCACCATGTTCAAAAAAGGTGAACTATCCGGCATTTCCAGCCATTCCCTTGTAGCCGGGCAGGATAACG
Coding sequences within:
- a CDS encoding DNA helicase UvrD, with amino-acid sequence MKFIADFHIHSHYSLATSKKLIPEYLDYWAKLKGIQVMGTGDCVHPGWLRELKEKLAIAGNGLYQLKKEYQLSPANTPDCITMPGTVHFLPTTEISNIYKKNGKVRKVHNLCVFPDFASVEKFQVRLEKIGNIRSDGRPILGLDSRDLLEILLESSSNAFLIPAHIWTPWFSVLGSKSGFDTIEECYGDLTPHIFALETGLSSDPAMNWTCSFLDTFRLVSNSDAHSPEKLGREANIFDTELSYQAIYDALKYNRGFLGTIEFFPQEGKYHYDGHRNCNICWDPLETIKHADLCPVCLKPVTKGVLYRVAELADRNDITTAPCKKDFYSITSLPDIIAELENKKTTTKRVREKYFEVLKNIGPDFHTLLFAQESQIRESGGELLAESIMRMRRGQIYIEEGFDGEFGRITMFKKGELSGISSHSLVAGQDNALTAPPSFKGSIRFDIDQFQAQCRLKPTIT